In Sphingomonas sp. G-3-2-10, a single window of DNA contains:
- the ilvC gene encoding ketol-acid reductoisomerase: MRVYYDRDADLNLISNKKIAIVGYGSQGHAHAQNLRDSGVKEVAIALRAGSATAKKAEGAGFKVLSTTEAAQWADILMILAPDEHQAAIWESDIKGHLKPGAALAFAHGLNIHFGLIEVPSDIDVIMIAPKGPGHTVRSEYARGGGVPCLIAIHQDSTGNAHDIALAYASGVGGGRSGIIETNFREECETDLFGEQAVLCGGATALVQAGFETLVEAGYAPEMAYFECLHELKLIVDLMYEGGIANMRYSISNTAEYGDIKTGPRIITEETKKEMKRVLADIQSGRFVKDFVLDNRAGQPELKASRIAAKRHQIEEVGSELRAMMPWIGANKLVDKEKN, translated from the coding sequence ATGCGTGTCTATTACGATCGCGACGCCGATCTGAACCTGATCTCGAACAAGAAGATCGCCATCGTCGGCTATGGCTCGCAGGGCCATGCCCATGCGCAGAACCTGCGCGACAGCGGCGTCAAGGAAGTCGCGATCGCGCTGCGTGCCGGTTCGGCCACCGCGAAGAAGGCCGAAGGTGCCGGCTTCAAGGTGCTTTCGACCACCGAAGCTGCGCAATGGGCCGATATCCTCATGATCCTCGCGCCCGACGAGCATCAGGCCGCGATCTGGGAAAGCGACATCAAGGGCCATCTGAAGCCCGGCGCGGCGCTGGCCTTCGCGCACGGCCTCAACATCCATTTCGGCCTGATCGAAGTGCCGTCGGACATCGACGTCATCATGATCGCCCCCAAGGGTCCCGGCCACACCGTGCGCAGCGAATATGCGCGCGGCGGCGGCGTGCCCTGCCTGATCGCGATCCATCAGGATTCGACCGGCAACGCGCATGATATCGCCCTCGCCTATGCCTCGGGCGTCGGTGGCGGCCGTTCGGGTATCATCGAGACCAATTTCCGCGAAGAATGCGAGACCGATCTGTTCGGCGAGCAGGCCGTGCTGTGCGGCGGCGCGACCGCGCTGGTGCAGGCCGGCTTCGAAACGCTGGTCGAGGCCGGTTACGCGCCGGAAATGGCCTATTTCGAGTGTCTCCACGAGCTCAAGCTGATCGTCGATCTGATGTATGAAGGCGGCATCGCCAACATGCGCTACTCGATCTCGAACACCGCCGAATACGGCGACATCAAGACCGGCCCGCGCATCATCACCGAAGAGACCAAGAAGGAAATGAAGCGCGTTCTGGCCGACATCCAGTCGGGCCGCTTCGTGAAGGACTTCGTGCTCGACAACCGCGCCGGCCAGCCGGAACTGAAGGCCAGCCGCATCGCGGCGAAGCGTCACCAGATCGAAGAAGTCGGCAGCGAACTGCGCGCGATGATGCCGTGGATCGGCGCCAACAAGCTGGTGGACAAGGAAAAGAACTAA
- the ilvN gene encoding acetolactate synthase small subunit yields the protein MHIKQETSERHTLAVIVDNEPGILARIAGLFTARGYNIESLTVSEISDDRAVSRITIVTSASAHVMEQIIAQLDRLVPVHKVTDLTASGPHVERELALVKVAGTGDHRIEALRLADVYRARVVDATISSFVFEVTGGVEKIDKFVELMSEVGLVEVARTGVVAISRGREAA from the coding sequence ATGCATATCAAACAGGAAACCAGCGAGCGGCACACGCTCGCCGTCATCGTCGATAACGAGCCGGGCATCCTCGCCCGGATCGCCGGCCTCTTCACCGCGCGCGGCTATAATATCGAGAGCCTGACGGTCAGCGAGATCAGCGACGATCGCGCGGTCAGCCGCATCACCATCGTCACCTCTGCCTCGGCGCATGTGATGGAGCAGATCATCGCCCAGCTCGATCGCCTCGTGCCCGTGCACAAGGTGACCGACCTGACTGCGAGCGGCCCGCACGTCGAACGCGAACTGGCGCTGGTGAAGGTCGCCGGCACCGGCGATCACCGGATCGAAGCGCTACGTCTGGCTGATGTCTATCGCGCCCGCGTGGTCGACGCGACCATCTCCAGCTTCGTATTCGAAGTCACCGGCGGGGTCGAGAAGATCGACAAGTTCGTCGAACTGATGAGCGAAGTCGGGCTGGTCGAAGTCGCCCGCACCGGCGTGGTCGCCATCTCGCGGGGTCGCGAAGCGGCCTGA
- a CDS encoding TonB-dependent receptor, with protein sequence MKKFELLAASALTIFLATPAMAQDAPPAEDSTSQDYQSANDIVVRATQRNETVQTVPIAVTAVGAELLQNAGVQDIKGLEQLAPSLQTTTGQSAATGSSLSIRGVGTAGDNPGFEPAVGVFIDGVFRARAGVALAELPELQRVEVLRGPQGTLFGRNTSAGALSVFTAQPEFELGGYIEGSYGNYNAYELEGAITGPVSEQFALRLDAGYRKRDGYINDANSSRKINNIDRWNVRGQALLDTGDITLRIIGDYSETDEACCGAVSIARGSLGNVVNSIAASQGRTGLFIGDATTISGTSYTFNPEHRTMAVSPNRSFGERVKDYGASAELNWDLGNVTLTSITAYRQWRATRNQDIDFSGLDRAYRDGYQNNLNDFTQEFRVQGSMGALDWLIGGFYLNEDLELRDTVRFGNDANRYVDTVFAGALGAAPPAGFGTPLQFYGSLGAGVPLFGSALLNPAVPNSLPALSAAYGASLAPLVGCFRANAGTAPSSLCVIPGVPTAAVPGMLALVTSPLPGVTAGQGNNSDNFGVKTQAFALFTHNIINVSDKFSITLGARWNYEKKELNASINNDTGSCAFFNQVRAGNPAAATYAFYLRQAGLFNNLFLLSCNPAVNTEFNGTYNHDKSESQITGTAKLAYKFSPTILGYASYDRGYKSGGYNLDQATFDSVLLGGNGAQASDLAFGRETVDSFEIGFKTSWGREFTFNIAGFYAKYNDLQNLVFSGNNFVVQNIDSSTSKGVEAEATIRPSQAFTVRFGYTYLDAKYDASNNFTGTPLAGLEGRQVQNQPKHVVTSTVTWKPRLSDNINGLVHVDMRYNSEVEISGRSPLNADRGIVRNPGYALVSARLGLQSADGNISGEFYVENLFNQYYNITGFAVPEQTGNYAGYPGYPRFYGVRARFGF encoded by the coding sequence ATGAAGAAGTTCGAACTGCTTGCAGCGTCGGCGCTGACCATTTTCCTCGCGACGCCCGCGATGGCGCAGGATGCGCCTCCGGCCGAAGATTCGACCAGCCAGGACTATCAGTCGGCCAACGACATCGTCGTCCGCGCGACCCAGCGTAACGAAACGGTGCAGACGGTTCCGATCGCAGTGACCGCCGTCGGCGCAGAGCTTCTCCAGAACGCCGGCGTGCAGGACATCAAGGGCCTCGAGCAGCTGGCGCCGTCGCTCCAGACCACCACTGGCCAGTCGGCCGCGACCGGCTCGTCGCTCTCGATCCGCGGCGTCGGCACCGCCGGCGACAACCCCGGCTTCGAGCCCGCCGTCGGCGTGTTCATCGACGGCGTGTTCCGCGCCCGCGCCGGCGTGGCGCTGGCCGAGCTTCCCGAACTGCAGCGCGTCGAAGTGCTGCGCGGTCCGCAGGGCACGCTGTTCGGCCGCAACACTTCGGCCGGTGCGCTGTCGGTCTTCACCGCGCAGCCCGAGTTCGAACTGGGCGGTTATATCGAAGGCAGCTACGGCAACTACAACGCCTATGAGCTGGAAGGCGCGATCACCGGTCCGGTGTCCGAACAGTTCGCGCTGCGCCTCGATGCGGGCTATCGCAAGCGCGACGGCTACATCAACGACGCCAATTCGTCGCGCAAGATCAACAACATCGATCGCTGGAACGTCCGCGGCCAGGCGCTGCTCGACACCGGCGACATTACGCTGCGCATCATCGGCGACTATTCGGAAACGGACGAAGCCTGCTGCGGCGCAGTGAGCATCGCTCGCGGCTCGCTCGGCAATGTCGTGAACTCGATCGCGGCGTCGCAGGGCCGGACCGGCCTGTTCATCGGCGACGCGACCACGATCAGCGGCACCAGCTACACCTTCAACCCCGAGCATCGCACGATGGCGGTCTCGCCCAACCGCAGCTTCGGCGAGCGCGTGAAGGATTACGGTGCCTCGGCCGAACTGAACTGGGATCTGGGCAATGTGACGCTGACGTCGATCACCGCCTATCGCCAGTGGCGCGCGACCCGCAACCAGGACATCGATTTCTCGGGTCTCGATCGCGCCTATCGCGACGGCTATCAGAACAACCTCAACGACTTCACGCAGGAATTCCGCGTTCAGGGGTCGATGGGCGCGCTCGACTGGCTGATCGGCGGCTTCTATCTGAACGAAGACCTCGAACTGCGTGACACGGTGCGCTTCGGCAACGATGCCAACCGTTATGTCGACACCGTGTTCGCAGGGGCCCTGGGCGCTGCCCCGCCCGCAGGCTTCGGCACGCCGCTGCAGTTCTACGGTTCGCTCGGCGCTGGCGTGCCGCTGTTCGGCTCCGCGCTGCTCAACCCCGCGGTTCCGAACTCGCTTCCGGCGCTCAGCGCCGCCTATGGCGCATCGCTCGCGCCGCTGGTCGGCTGCTTCCGCGCCAACGCCGGCACCGCGCCGTCGTCGCTCTGCGTCATTCCGGGCGTTCCCACCGCGGCGGTTCCCGGCATGCTTGCACTGGTCACCAGCCCGCTGCCGGGCGTGACCGCCGGTCAGGGCAACAACAGCGACAATTTCGGGGTCAAGACCCAGGCCTTCGCGCTGTTCACGCACAACATCATCAACGTGTCAGACAAATTCTCGATCACGCTGGGTGCGCGGTGGAACTATGAGAAGAAGGAGCTGAACGCTTCGATCAACAACGACACCGGCAGCTGTGCGTTCTTCAACCAGGTGCGCGCGGGCAACCCGGCGGCGGCGACCTACGCCTTCTATCTGCGTCAGGCCGGCCTGTTCAACAATCTGTTCCTGCTGAGCTGCAATCCGGCGGTGAACACCGAGTTCAACGGCACCTACAACCACGACAAGAGCGAAAGCCAGATCACCGGCACCGCCAAGCTGGCGTACAAGTTCTCGCCGACGATCCTCGGCTATGCCAGCTACGATCGCGGTTACAAGTCGGGCGGCTATAATCTCGACCAGGCGACTTTCGACTCGGTGCTGCTGGGCGGCAACGGTGCGCAGGCCAGCGATCTGGCGTTCGGCCGAGAAACGGTCGACTCGTTCGAAATCGGCTTCAAGACGAGCTGGGGCCGCGAGTTCACCTTCAACATCGCCGGCTTCTACGCCAAGTATAACGACCTGCAGAACCTGGTGTTCAGCGGCAACAACTTCGTCGTCCAGAACATCGACTCGTCGACTTCGAAGGGCGTCGAGGCGGAAGCCACGATCCGTCCGTCGCAGGCCTTCACCGTGCGCTTCGGCTACACCTATCTGGACGCCAAGTACGACGCGTCGAACAACTTCACCGGCACGCCGCTCGCGGGCCTGGAAGGGCGTCAGGTCCAGAACCAGCCGAAGCATGTCGTGACCTCCACCGTGACCTGGAAGCCGCGCCTCAGCGACAACATCAACGGCCTGGTCCATGTCGACATGCGCTACAACAGCGAAGTCGAGATTTCGGGTCGCAGCCCGCTGAACGCCGACCGCGGCATCGTCCGCAATCCCGGCTATGCTCTGGTTTCGGCACGCCTCGGCCTGCAGAGCGCCGACGGCAACATCAGCGGCGAGTTCTACGTCGAGAATCTGTTCAACCAGTATTACAACATCACTGGCTTCGCGGTGCCCGAGCAGACCGGCAACTATGCCGGCTATCCGGGCTACCCCCGCTTCTACGGCGTGCGGGCGCGTTTCGGTTTCTAA
- a CDS encoding DUF5990 family protein, whose translation MARADQTEIPMRIVIEQPVPGVFHSLQSGDDKILDPKRSTAGEPLAFDFPVRIAPGPKFFGDQVRREGPERRFVYIRIGQSAGDCLSPWTRRMKIDIHDIPQDLLDRAAKGDGVVELTVNGTGKDGTPACATVRPVGRRIA comes from the coding sequence ATGGCGCGCGCAGACCAGACCGAGATCCCCATGCGGATCGTCATCGAACAGCCGGTGCCCGGCGTATTCCACAGCCTCCAGTCGGGCGACGACAAGATACTCGATCCCAAGCGCTCGACCGCCGGCGAACCGCTGGCGTTCGACTTTCCGGTCCGCATCGCCCCCGGCCCGAAATTCTTCGGCGATCAGGTGCGCCGCGAAGGCCCCGAGCGCCGCTTCGTCTATATCCGCATCGGGCAGAGCGCAGGCGACTGCCTGTCGCCCTGGACCCGCCGGATGAAGATCGACATCCACGATATCCCGCAGGACCTGCTCGATCGCGCCGCCAAGGGCGACGGCGTGGTGGAACTGACCGTCAACGGCACCGGCAAGGACGGCACCCCGGCCTGCGCCACGGTGCGGCCGGTCGGGCGGCGGATCGCTTAG
- a CDS encoding acetolactate synthase 3 large subunit, which translates to MTEKSGADILIETLCDLGVEVIFGYPGGAVLPIYDAIFKQDRIRHILVRHEQAATHAAEGYARSTGKPGVVLVTSGPGATNAVTGITDALLDSIPMVVITGQVPTALIGTDAFQEADTVGITRHCTKHNYLVKDPAKLVDIVTEAFHIATTGRPGPVVIDIPKDVQVATARPGSAHPIRHATYNPQTKGDPAKIQEAVDMLAAAERPIFYTGGGIINSGPEATRLLRELAELTGAPVTSTLMGLGAFPASSDKWLGMLGMHGTFEANMAMNRADLIIAIGSRFDDRVTGRLDAFSPNSRKVHIDIDRSSINKNVRVDLPIIADCASALADMVDAWKSRQHPKPDLAEWFRRIDGWRARRCLDFPEKGDAIMPQRAIRALYEATKHRSPIITTEVGQHQMWAAQHFHFDDPNKWLTSGGLGTMGYGLPAAIGAQLGHPDDLVIDIAGEASIQMNIQELATATQYRLPVKIFILNNEYMGMVRQWQELTYSSRYSESYSDALPDFVKLAEAYGWKGILIERPDQLDGGIADMLAYDGPVLVDCRVAKLANCFPMIPSGAAHTDMILEGNEVSGEMDDEAKALV; encoded by the coding sequence GTGACCGAGAAGAGCGGAGCAGACATCCTGATCGAGACGCTGTGCGATCTCGGTGTGGAAGTCATCTTCGGCTATCCGGGCGGCGCGGTGCTTCCCATTTACGATGCGATCTTCAAGCAGGACCGCATTCGCCACATCCTGGTCCGTCACGAGCAGGCCGCGACCCATGCCGCGGAAGGCTATGCTCGCTCGACCGGCAAGCCCGGCGTCGTCCTCGTCACTTCGGGTCCGGGCGCGACCAATGCCGTCACCGGCATCACCGACGCGCTGCTGGATTCCATCCCGATGGTGGTCATCACCGGACAGGTCCCGACCGCACTGATCGGCACCGACGCGTTCCAGGAGGCCGATACCGTCGGCATCACGCGCCACTGCACGAAGCATAATTATCTGGTGAAGGACCCGGCCAAGCTGGTCGATATCGTCACCGAGGCGTTCCATATCGCCACTACCGGCCGCCCCGGCCCGGTCGTGATCGATATCCCCAAGGACGTGCAGGTCGCCACCGCGCGGCCCGGATCGGCGCACCCGATCCGCCACGCGACCTACAATCCGCAGACCAAGGGCGATCCGGCGAAGATTCAGGAAGCGGTCGACATGCTCGCCGCGGCCGAACGCCCGATCTTCTATACCGGCGGCGGGATCATCAATTCCGGCCCCGAAGCGACGCGCCTGCTGCGCGAACTGGCCGAACTGACCGGTGCGCCGGTTACCTCGACCCTGATGGGTCTGGGCGCATTCCCGGCATCGTCGGACAAGTGGCTGGGTATGCTGGGCATGCACGGCACGTTCGAAGCGAACATGGCGATGAACCGCGCCGACCTGATCATCGCGATCGGATCGCGCTTCGACGATCGCGTGACCGGCCGGCTCGACGCGTTCAGCCCGAACAGCCGCAAGGTCCACATCGATATCGATCGCTCGTCGATCAACAAGAATGTCCGCGTCGATCTGCCGATCATCGCCGATTGCGCCAGCGCGCTCGCCGATATGGTCGATGCGTGGAAGTCGCGCCAGCATCCGAAACCCGACCTCGCCGAGTGGTTCCGCCGGATCGACGGCTGGCGCGCGCGCCGCTGCCTCGACTTCCCCGAAAAGGGCGATGCGATCATGCCGCAGCGGGCGATCCGCGCGCTGTACGAAGCGACGAAGCATCGTTCACCGATCATCACCACCGAAGTCGGCCAGCATCAGATGTGGGCTGCCCAGCATTTCCACTTCGATGATCCGAACAAGTGGCTGACCAGCGGCGGTCTCGGCACGATGGGCTATGGCCTGCCCGCGGCGATCGGCGCGCAGTTGGGTCATCCGGACGATCTGGTGATCGACATCGCCGGCGAAGCGTCGATCCAGATGAACATCCAGGAGCTGGCGACCGCAACCCAGTATCGCCTGCCGGTCAAGATCTTCATCCTGAACAACGAATATATGGGCATGGTCCGCCAGTGGCAGGAGCTGACCTATTCGAGCCGCTATTCGGAAAGCTATTCCGACGCGCTGCCCGATTTCGTGAAGCTCGCGGAAGCTTACGGGTGGAAGGGCATCCTGATCGAGCGTCCCGACCAGCTCGACGGCGGCATCGCCGACATGCTGGCCTATGACGGTCCGGTGCTGGTCGATTGCCGCGTGGCAAAGCTCGCCAACTGCTTCCCGATGATCCCATCGGGCGCGGCCCACACCGACATGATCCTCGAAGGCAACGAAGTCTCCGGCGAAATGGACGACGAAGCGAAGGCGCTGGTTTAA
- a CDS encoding YceI family protein, which produces MRFRALAIIAALAVAAPVIAQQDAGLPGAKDASRVAAGAYAVDPSHTLVGWRVNHFGFNDYFGLFGDATGTLSIDPKNPNASKVDITIPVSKVTTASAGLTAHLLKPGAEGKSPDFFGANPADARFVSKRVVAKGDKAAITGDLTINGKTREVTLNAEFTGAGANPYNKKETVGFEATGAIKRSDFGINAALPIVSDEVELTITVAFEKQ; this is translated from the coding sequence ATGCGCTTTCGTGCCCTTGCCATCATTGCCGCGCTCGCGGTTGCCGCCCCGGTCATCGCTCAGCAGGATGCCGGCCTGCCCGGCGCGAAGGATGCGTCGCGCGTCGCGGCCGGCGCCTATGCCGTCGATCCCAGCCACACTTTGGTCGGCTGGCGCGTCAATCACTTCGGCTTCAACGACTATTTCGGCCTGTTCGGCGACGCGACCGGCACGCTGAGCATCGACCCGAAGAACCCGAACGCGTCGAAGGTGGACATCACCATCCCGGTCTCGAAGGTCACGACCGCCAGCGCGGGCCTGACCGCGCACCTGCTGAAGCCGGGTGCCGAGGGGAAGTCCCCCGACTTCTTCGGCGCCAACCCCGCCGACGCCCGGTTCGTGTCCAAGCGAGTCGTCGCAAAGGGCGACAAGGCCGCGATCACCGGCGACCTGACGATCAACGGCAAGACCCGCGAAGTCACGCTCAACGCCGAATTCACCGGCGCGGGCGCGAACCCGTACAACAAGAAGGAAACCGTCGGCTTCGAAGCCACTGGCGCGATCAAGCGCAGCGATTTCGGTATCAACGCTGCCTTGCCGATCGTATCCGACGAAGTCGAACTGACGATCACCGTCGCGTTCGAGAAGCAGTAA